One genomic region from Sandaracinaceae bacterium encodes:
- a CDS encoding AAA family ATPase has product MPQTHLQPQRDQILRDVLEHVHAREPLLVLEAPPGSGKTHVSLRAAVLAAHHGERVAVVTQTNAQADDFCRRMGREYPRIGVYRFLAREADDIDLGSSCALVRRERDLPVGPCIVVATGAKWATLREDADFDLTLVDEAWQMRWADFMFLSRVAPRFVLIGDPGQIDPTVTVDVRRWETARRPPHRAAPDLILADPSSGAVRRQLPVSTRLPHDTVELVRGFYDFPFDSWASPGERHLVLPGASKADPIDRALERLRAGSLSLLTLPTPDDGPPQDEDLELAETVAKTVRRLLARDARARTEDGEAPLTPSDIGVTATHRVMNARLVEALGELASHVRVDTPERWQGLERKVMLAVHPLSGVTDPSAFDLSTGRLCVMTSRHRVGLVVVSRDHVGDTLEGYLPVADQAVSRPDVTGRGHAQHLAAWRRLAG; this is encoded by the coding sequence ATGCCGCAGACCCATCTCCAGCCTCAGCGCGACCAGATCCTCCGCGACGTCCTCGAGCACGTGCACGCGCGCGAGCCGCTGCTCGTCCTGGAGGCGCCGCCGGGATCGGGCAAGACCCATGTCTCCCTGCGCGCCGCGGTCCTCGCCGCTCACCACGGTGAGCGCGTCGCCGTCGTGACCCAGACCAACGCCCAGGCGGACGACTTCTGTCGCCGCATGGGGCGCGAGTACCCGCGCATCGGCGTCTACCGCTTCCTCGCGCGGGAGGCCGACGACATCGACCTCGGGTCGAGCTGCGCCCTCGTCCGCCGCGAGCGCGACCTCCCCGTGGGCCCGTGCATCGTCGTCGCTACCGGGGCCAAGTGGGCCACGCTCCGCGAAGACGCCGACTTCGACCTCACCCTCGTCGACGAGGCGTGGCAGATGAGGTGGGCCGACTTCATGTTCCTCAGCCGCGTCGCGCCGCGCTTCGTCCTCATCGGTGACCCGGGCCAGATCGACCCCACCGTCACCGTCGACGTGCGGCGGTGGGAGACGGCCCGTCGCCCCCCTCACCGGGCCGCGCCGGACCTCATCCTCGCCGACCCGAGCAGCGGCGCCGTTCGCCGCCAGCTCCCTGTCTCCACCCGCCTCCCGCACGACACCGTCGAGCTCGTCCGCGGCTTCTACGACTTCCCGTTCGACAGCTGGGCTTCGCCGGGCGAGCGGCACCTCGTGCTTCCCGGAGCGAGCAAGGCGGACCCCATCGACCGCGCCCTCGAGCGCCTCCGCGCCGGCAGCCTCTCTCTCCTCACCCTGCCCACCCCGGACGACGGCCCGCCGCAGGACGAAGACCTCGAGCTCGCCGAGACCGTGGCCAAGACCGTCCGACGCCTGCTCGCGCGGGACGCTCGGGCGCGGACCGAAGACGGCGAGGCCCCGCTCACCCCGAGCGACATCGGCGTCACCGCCACCCACCGCGTCATGAACGCGCGCCTCGTCGAGGCCCTCGGCGAGCTCGCATCCCACGTCCGAGTCGACACCCCCGAGCGTTGGCAGGGGCTCGAGCGCAAGGTCATGCTAGCGGTGCACCCGCTGAGCGGCGTGACCGACCCCAGCGCCTTCGACCTCAGCACCGGCCGCCTCTGCGTGATGACGAGCCGCCACCGCGTCGGCCTGGTGGTCGTGTCGCGGGACCACGTCGGCGACACGCTCGAAGGCTACTTGCCCGTGGCCGACCAGGCGGTGAGCCGCCCCGACGTGACCGGCCGCGGTCACGCGCAGCACCTCGCGGCATGGCGGCGGCTGGCGGGCTGA